In Pseudomonas sp. HR96, the DNA window CGGGAAAGGCCACCGGCTCGCCGTTGACGATTTCCACCAGGGCGGGGTCGGTGTGGTTGACACCCACTCGCGGCAGGGTAAGGAACATCCGGCCATCGGCGGTCACCACCACTCCCGAGGCTTCATCCTTTTGCAGCGAAGCGGCCACCTGCACCTTGGGGTCTGCGGGCGGCACAGCGGCCAGCGCCGGGGCAGCAAGACAAGCGAGGGTCAGCGCGGCGATCTACGGTTGCATACAGGCTCCTTGGGCTCAGGGTTGGGCGTTGTATTCAGGGGTGCCGGCCAGCGGCGTGCGCACCAGCAGGTACGGCGGCTCGCGGGTGTCGACGCCCTTGCCCATGCGGCTCCACTGGCCGAGCGTGACGTACACCGACTGGGCGCCGACGAACAGGCCGTCGGGCCAGACCAGCCGCGGGTCGCGCAGCACCACATCGAAGTGGCCGTCGGGCCAGCGCCGCAGGATCTGGTGGTGTTCCGAATCGGTCAGGTAGAGCCGGCCCTGGCGGTCGATGTCCATGCCGTCGGTCATCACTTTTTCGCCCTCGTCGCGGATCTGCGCCGCCAGCTGCGCATCGCTCAGGCGGCTGTCGGCCAGGGCGGCGGTGGGCAGGCTCCACAAGTGCCGGCTGGTCAGGGCCGCGTAATATAGCCGGCTGCCGTCCGGCGTCAGGGCCAGGCTGTCGACGCCGCCATGAGGAAACTTGCTGTTCTTGCCGTCGTAACGCATGGGTACGCCGTCGAGCTGGGTGACGAAATCCTTCTGCGCCAGCACCGAGGGGTCGTGGGCCAGCACTCGGCGCTGCTTGCCGCTGGCCAGGTCGACCACCACCAGGGCTGGCGATTCGCCGAACGAAGAGTCCGACACGTAGGCGGTGCCCTGGCTGCCATGGGT includes these proteins:
- a CDS encoding SMP-30/gluconolactonase/LRE family protein, translated to MIRHAGLAAAMAIGLAGMSWRAGAETIDRSQLPVGSLDEVAAFQGPGPSGIVVTPQGRTFVGFPRHAINHKGMTLGEIVDGKLLPYPSAAVSEPSNLGNAERLISVHGMTLDSQGRLWLIDDGKLAGIDGIAPGAAKVVGIDLASNRIVSSVVLKDALLQDSHMNDLRIDLTHGSQGTAYVSDSSFGESPALVVVDLASGKQRRVLAHDPSVLAQKDFVTQLDGVPMRYDGKNSKFPHGGVDSLALTPDGSRLYYAALTSRHLWSLPTAALADSRLSDAQLAAQIRDEGEKVMTDGMDIDRQGRLYLTDSEHHQILRRWPDGHFDVVLRDPRLVWPDGLFVGAQSVYVTLGQWSRMGKGVDTREPPYLLVRTPLAGTPEYNAQP